In Lonchura striata isolate bLonStr1 chromosome 2, bLonStr1.mat, whole genome shotgun sequence, a single genomic region encodes these proteins:
- the LOC110470570 gene encoding G-protein coupled receptor 183: protein MALVENVFLPANLTSSNQSSCNVHNHHFSTKVTFSLFYIILLVFGACGNVLALCITFQRRKKKLNSTDLYLVNLALSDALFTLALPGRIAYYILESDWPFGDWFCRITAFIFYMNTYVSIYFMTCVSVDRYVAVVRTRHPGRIRKMSRARGICVLIWFLVFLQTAPLLLRPMTRRMGDKLTCMEYFNFEEIPNLPYLLLVACMLGFFLPVGIILVCYVRINLKLCQTAKENPLTVRNGHHHRAFTVILVVLLAVLLCFSPYHLNIVQFMVRKILYQPSCREQQAFKMSLQVTVAFMNLNCCIDPIIYFFAFRGYKRRLLRIFRNSGSLATSSTAKTPSESNSNSQPPGSSSV from the coding sequence ATGGCTCTTGTGGAGAACGTGTTCCTGCCCGCCAACCTCACCTCCAGCAATCAGAGCAGCTGCAACGTGCACAACCACCACTTCTCAACCAAAGTCACCTTCTCCCTTTTCTATATCATCCTGCTGGTGTTCGGTGCCTGTGGGAACGTCCTTGCCCTCTGTATCACCTTCCAGCGCAGGAAGAAGAAACTGAACTCCACTGACCTCTATCTGGTGAACCTGGCCCTCTCCGACGCCCTCTTcaccctggcactgcccggCAGGATCGCCTACTACATCCTGGAGTCTGACTGGCCCTTTGGGGACTGGTTCTGTCGGATCACAGCTTTCATTTTCTACATGAACACCTATGTGAGCATCTACTTCATGACCTGCGTGAGCGTGGACCGCTACGTTGCCGTGGTGCGCACCAGGCACCCTGGCAGGATTAGGAAGATGAGCCGTGCCAGGGGCATCTGTGTCCTCATCTGGTTCTTGGTGTTCCTGCAGACAGCTCCGCTGCTCCTGCGGCCCATGACACGAAGGATGGGAGACAAACTGACATGCATGGAGTACTTCAACTTCGAGGAGATTCCCAATCTGCCCTACCTGCTCCTGGTGGCCTGCATGCTTGGCTTCTTCTTGCCTGTGGGCATCATCTTGGTGTGCTATGTGAGGATCAACCTCAAGCTCTGCCAGACAGCCAAGGAGAACCCGCTGACAGTGAGGAATGGGCACCACCACAGGGCCTTCACTGTCATCCTGGTGGTTCTGCTGgctgtcctgctctgcttcagTCCCTACCACCTCAACATTGTCCAATTCATGGTCAGGAAGATTCTCTACCAGCCATCCTGCCGTGAGCAGCAAGCCTTCAAGATGTCCCTGCAAGTCACTGTGGCATTCATGAACCTCAACTGCTGCATCGATCCCATCATCTACTTCTTCGCCTTCCGGGGCTACAAGCGGAGGCTGCTCCGCATCTTCAGGAACAGTGGCTCCCTGGCCACCTCCTCCACTGCCAAGACCCCGTCAGAGAGCAACAGCAACAGCCAGCCACCGGGCTCCAGCTCCGTCTAG